The genomic DNA GTGTTCTTCGAGTCGCGCCGCCACACGAAGGAATTGCAGGCCCAGCGCGATCTGGCCGATCGGGCCGAAGCCTCGCGCTTCACCGAGCTGCGCAACTTTCTCGAGAGCCAGGAGAACGCCCACATGGCCCGCAATGCCGAACGCCATGCCGCCCTGCTGGCGCGCGTGGAACAGCTCGAGAACGCGATCCGCCTGCGTGCCGACCAGACCGACAACACGGTCGCTGCCCACCTCGGGCAGCTGGAAGACCGCTTCGAGCGCAGGCCGGCGAGCTCCGCGGCCGTGATGCCGCCGGCGGTCTGAGCGCCGCTATTTGGTCGACAGCACCCAGGCCGCGAGCTTCTTCGCCTCGGCTTCGTTGACCTGGTTGTTGGCCGGCATCGGCACCGGCCCCCAGACGCCGGAGCCGCCCTTCATGATCTTGGCGGCGAGCAGGTCGACGGCGCCCTTGTTGTCCTTGTATTTCGCCGCCACGTCCTTGAAGGAAGGCCCGAGCACCTTGCGATCGACCGCATGACAGCTCATGCAGTTCTTCGAACTGGCGAGGGCGAGGTCGGCGAACGCCGGGACGGCGATGCCGAGGCCCAGCGCGGCGAGGATGAGCGCTTTTTTCATGGGGTTGCGTGGCGTGGGTGGGTTAAAGTCGATCCAACGCGATTGTAGGCAGCGCTGTGCGCGGCCGCCTCGACGCGTCCCTGAAGAAAAAGGAGGGATCCGCGATGTGGTTTCTGCTGCTGGGCGTGCTGGGGATGGTGCTCAAATATTTCGAGGTCGGCTTTGTCGGCAGGCTCAGCTGGTGGGTCGTGCTGATTCCCTTCGGGCTCGCGATGGTGTGGTGGGCCTACGCGGACATGTCGGGCTACACCAAACGCAAGGTCATCGAAAAGGAAAACGCGCGCAAGCAGGAGCGCATCGATCGCCAGCGCAGCGCGCTCGGCATGCTGAACGGCCGCTCCAACCGCCGCCGCGGCGGCCGCTGAGCGGCTCGGCAGCGGCTCAGTACTTGTCGAGCACTGCGCCCGAGCTCGCGCTCGATGCGTTGAACGCGAACTTGGCCTGCACGCCGCGCGTGTAGCGCGGGGCCGGTGCCTTCCAGGCCGCGCGGCGCTTCGCGATCTCGGCTTCCGGCACGTTGAGTTCCAGTTTGAGTTCGTGCGCGTCGATGGTGATGGAATCGCCCTCGTGCACGAAAGCGATGGTGCCGCCGGCCGCCGCTTCGGGCGCCACGTGGCCGACCACCATGCCCCAGGTGCCGCCCGAGAAGCGGCCGTCGGTGATCAAGCCCACGCTTTCGCCGAGGCCGGCGCCGATCAGCGCGCCGGTGGGCGCCAGCATCTCGGGCATGCCGGGGCCGCCCTTGGGGCCGAGGTAGCGCAGCACCATCACGTCGCCGGCCACGATCTTGCCGTCGAGGATCGCCTTGAGCGCCGATTGCTCGTCGTCGAACACGCGCGCCGGGCCGGTAATGACCGGGTTTTTGAGTCCAGTGATCTTGGCGACCGCGCCTTCGGGCGAGAGGTTGCCCTTGAGGATCGCCAGATGGCCTTCGGCGTACATCGGCTTGCCGATCGGACGGATCACGTCCTGGTCGGCGCGCGGCGCGTCGGGCACGTCCTTCAGCACTTCGGCGATGGTCTGGCCGGTGATGGTGATGCAGTCGCCGTGCAGCAGGCCGGCATTCAGCAGCACCTTCATGACCTGCGGAATGCCGCCGGCCTGGTGCAGGTCGACCGCGAGGTACTTGCCGCTGGGCTTCAGGTCGCACAGCACCGGCACCTTCTTGCGCATGCGCTCGAAATCGTCGATCGACCATTCCACCTCCGCCGCATGTGCGATGGCCAGGAAATGCAGCACCGCGTTGGTCGAGCCGCCGGTGGCCATGATCACGGCCACGGCGTTCTCGATCGCCTTCTTCGTCACGATGTCGCGCGGCTTGAGGTCCTTCTTGATCGCCTCGATCAGCACCTTGGCCGACTCCTTGGCCGAGTTGGCCTTCTCGTCGTGCGGATTGGCCATGGTCGACGAATAGGGCAGCGAGATGCCGAGCGCCTCGAAGGCCGAGCTCATGGTGTTGGCCGTGTACATGCCGCCGCAGGAGCCGGTGCCCGGGATCGCGCGCATCTCGATCTCGCGCAGTTCCTCGTCGCTCATCTTGCCGGCGGCGTTCTGGCCGACCGCCTCGAACACGCTGACGATGTTCAGGTCCTGGCCCTTGTACCTGCCCGGCAGGATGGTGCCGCCGTAGACGTAGATGGCCGGCACGTTGGCGCGCAGCATGCCCATCAGGCCGCCGGGCATGTTCTTGTCGCAGCCGCCGACCACCAGCACGCCGTCCATCCACTGGCCGCCGACGCAGGTCTCGATGCAGTCGGAGATCACCTCGCGGCTGACCAGCGAGTACTTCATGCCCTCGGTGCCCATCGCCATGCCGTCCGAGATGGTGGGCGTGCCGAACACCTGCGCGTTGCCGCCGGCTTCCTCGATGCCGGCGATCGCCGCGTCGGCCAGCTTCTGCAGGCCCGAGTTGCAGGGCGTGATGGTGCTGTGGC from Variovorax sp. PBL-E5 includes the following:
- the ilvD gene encoding dihydroxy-acid dehydratase; amino-acid sequence: MATSPIQINRRSANIVEGKSRAPNRSMFYAMGYQEGDFKKPMVGVANGHSTITPCNSGLQKLADAAIAGIEEAGGNAQVFGTPTISDGMAMGTEGMKYSLVSREVISDCIETCVGGQWMDGVLVVGGCDKNMPGGLMGMLRANVPAIYVYGGTILPGRYKGQDLNIVSVFEAVGQNAAGKMSDEELREIEMRAIPGTGSCGGMYTANTMSSAFEALGISLPYSSTMANPHDEKANSAKESAKVLIEAIKKDLKPRDIVTKKAIENAVAVIMATGGSTNAVLHFLAIAHAAEVEWSIDDFERMRKKVPVLCDLKPSGKYLAVDLHQAGGIPQVMKVLLNAGLLHGDCITITGQTIAEVLKDVPDAPRADQDVIRPIGKPMYAEGHLAILKGNLSPEGAVAKITGLKNPVITGPARVFDDEQSALKAILDGKIVAGDVMVLRYLGPKGGPGMPEMLAPTGALIGAGLGESVGLITDGRFSGGTWGMVVGHVAPEAAAGGTIAFVHEGDSITIDAHELKLELNVPEAEIAKRRAAWKAPAPRYTRGVQAKFAFNASSASSGAVLDKY
- a CDS encoding c-type cytochrome, yielding MKKALILAALGLGIAVPAFADLALASSKNCMSCHAVDRKVLGPSFKDVAAKYKDNKGAVDLLAAKIMKGGSGVWGPVPMPANNQVNEAEAKKLAAWVLSTK
- a CDS encoding TIGR04438 family Trp-rich protein, with amino-acid sequence MWFLLLGVLGMVLKYFEVGFVGRLSWWVVLIPFGLAMVWWAYADMSGYTKRKVIEKENARKQERIDRQRSALGMLNGRSNRRRGGR
- a CDS encoding LapA family protein, which translates into the protein MGLRTGVLAVVVLLIAALAALNWSVLAAPTVMSLGFMQVTAPLGLIMLGLTALLAIFFAAYVVYLHSTVFFESRRHTKELQAQRDLADRAEASRFTELRNFLESQENAHMARNAERHAALLARVEQLENAIRLRADQTDNTVAAHLGQLEDRFERRPASSAAVMPPAV